In one window of Brenneria goodwinii DNA:
- the mutM gene encoding bifunctional DNA-formamidopyrimidine glycosylase/DNA-(apurinic or apyrimidinic site) lyase — translation MPELPEVETSRRGISPYLVGHTILYAEVRNSRLRWPVSNEILSLSDQVVLGVHRRAKYLLIELTTGWIIVHLGMSGSLRILPEFIEPGKHDHVDLVLDSGKVLRYTDPRRFGAWLWSNNPQESPVLAHLGPEPLSDDFSGNYLYQKSRGRKTLVKPWIMDNKVVVGVGNIYASESLFTAAIRPDRAAGSLSEAEAMLLADTIKRVLLRSIEQGGTTLRDFLQSDGKPGYFAQELQVYGRSGEPCRVCGTPVEVAKHGQRSTFFCRRCQR, via the coding sequence ATGCCTGAATTACCAGAGGTTGAAACCAGTCGTCGGGGAATTTCTCCCTACCTCGTTGGCCATACGATTCTCTATGCCGAAGTCCGCAATTCCCGCCTGCGCTGGCCGGTTTCCAACGAAATTTTGTCGCTTAGCGATCAGGTTGTGCTGGGCGTTCATCGCCGCGCCAAATATCTGCTGATTGAATTAACCACCGGGTGGATCATTGTTCATCTGGGCATGTCCGGCAGTCTGCGTATCCTGCCTGAGTTCATTGAGCCGGGTAAGCACGATCACGTTGATTTGGTCCTGGATAGTGGTAAGGTGCTGCGTTATACCGATCCGCGCCGCTTTGGCGCCTGGTTATGGTCCAACAATCCGCAAGAGAGCCCGGTGCTGGCGCATTTGGGACCGGAGCCGCTGAGTGATGATTTTTCCGGTAACTACCTGTATCAGAAGTCGCGAGGCAGGAAGACGCTGGTTAAGCCCTGGATTATGGATAATAAGGTCGTGGTCGGCGTAGGGAACATCTATGCCAGCGAGTCACTGTTTACGGCCGCAATCAGGCCGGACAGGGCTGCCGGTTCGTTGAGTGAAGCTGAAGCAATGCTGCTGGCGGACACCATTAAACGGGTTCTGTTGCGTTCAATTGAGCAAGGCGGGACAACATTGCGTGATTTCCTGCAATCGGATGGTAAACCGGGGTACTTTGCTCAGGAATTACAGGTTTATGGTCGTAGCGGCGAGCCTTGCCGGGTTTGCGGCACGCCGGTAGAGGTTGCGAAGCATGGACAGCGAAGCACGTTTTTCTGCCGCCGCTGCCAGCGTTGA
- the slmA gene encoding nucleoid occlusion factor SlmA: MAEKENTKRNRREEILQALAQMLESSDGSQRITTAKLAANVGVSEAALYRHFPSKTRMFDSLIEFIEDSLTTRINLILQDEKETFNRLRLILLLILGFAERNPGLTRILTGHALMFEQDRLQGRINQLFERIESQLRQVLREQKLRDGKGFQHDETLLASQLLAFCEGMLSRFIRSEFRYRPTQEFDTRWPLLAAQLN, encoded by the coding sequence ATGGCAGAAAAAGAAAATACGAAAAGGAATCGCCGCGAGGAAATTTTGCAGGCGTTGGCGCAAATGCTGGAATCCAGCGACGGCAGCCAACGCATTACCACTGCAAAGCTGGCCGCGAACGTTGGGGTGTCTGAAGCCGCGCTTTATCGGCATTTTCCCAGCAAAACGCGGATGTTCGACAGCCTGATCGAGTTTATTGAGGATAGCCTGACTACCCGCATCAACCTGATTCTGCAAGATGAGAAAGAAACGTTTAACCGTCTGCGTCTGATTTTATTGCTTATTCTGGGGTTTGCGGAGCGGAATCCGGGTTTGACTCGTATTCTGACCGGGCACGCGTTGATGTTTGAACAGGATCGTTTACAGGGGCGTATCAATCAGCTTTTCGAACGCATCGAGTCGCAACTGCGTCAGGTGCTGCGTGAGCAAAAATTACGTGACGGCAAAGGCTTTCAGCATGATGAAACGCTGCTGGCCAGCCAGTTGCTGGCATTTTGCGAAGGCATGCTCTCGCGGTTTATTCGCTCTGAATTCCGCTATCGCCCAACCCAGGAGTTCGATACCCGCTGGCCGCTACTGGCCGCGCAACTGAACTAA
- the dut gene encoding dUTP diphosphatase: protein MMKKIDVKIVDPRIGQQFPLPTYATPGSAGLDLRACMDQAVELKAGKTVLIPTGLAIHIADPNLAAMVLPRSGLGHKHGVVLGNLVGLIDSDYQGQLMVSVWNRGQQTFTIEPGERIAQMVIVPVVQVEFNLVEDFVSSERGEGGFGHSGRN from the coding sequence ATGATGAAAAAAATCGACGTAAAGATTGTTGACCCGCGTATTGGACAACAATTCCCGTTACCGACCTATGCTACGCCGGGTTCCGCCGGGCTGGATCTGCGCGCCTGTATGGATCAGGCCGTGGAGCTGAAAGCCGGGAAAACCGTCCTGATACCAACAGGACTGGCGATTCATATCGCCGACCCTAATCTGGCCGCGATGGTGCTGCCGCGCTCCGGACTGGGCCATAAGCATGGCGTGGTGTTAGGCAACCTGGTTGGGTTGATCGACTCGGACTATCAGGGACAATTAATGGTTTCCGTCTGGAACCGTGGTCAACAGACCTTCACTATTGAACCCGGCGAACGTATCGCGCAGATGGTCATCGTTCCGGTCGTTCAGGTCGAGTTTAATCTGGTCGAAGATTTCGTCAGCAGCGAACGCGGGGAAGGCGGCTTCGGCCATTCGGGTCGCAACTGA
- the pyrE gene encoding orotate phosphoribosyltransferase, whose translation MKAYQRQFIEFALSKQVLKFGEFTLKSGRISPYFFNAGLFNTGRDLALLGRFYAEALVDSGIAFDLLFGPAYKGIPIATTTAVALAEHHDRDLPYCFNRKEAKDHGEGGNLVGSPLQGRVMLVDDVITAGTAIRESMAIIAANGARLAGVMIALDRQEKGRADISAIQEVERDYQCKVISIITLKDLIAYLAEKPEMADHLAAVEAYRDRYGV comes from the coding sequence ATGAAAGCCTATCAGCGCCAGTTTATTGAATTTGCGCTCAGCAAACAGGTATTAAAGTTCGGTGAATTTACGCTGAAATCAGGGCGCATCAGTCCTTATTTCTTTAATGCCGGCTTGTTCAATACCGGGCGGGATTTGGCGTTACTGGGGCGCTTTTATGCCGAGGCGTTGGTGGATTCAGGGATCGCGTTCGATTTGCTGTTCGGGCCGGCTTACAAAGGCATTCCCATTGCCACGACCACGGCGGTGGCGCTGGCCGAACACCACGATCGCGATCTGCCTTACTGTTTTAACCGTAAGGAAGCCAAAGATCACGGTGAGGGCGGCAACCTGGTGGGAAGCCCGCTGCAGGGACGAGTGATGCTGGTCGATGACGTTATCACCGCGGGTACGGCGATCCGTGAATCCATGGCGATTATTGCCGCCAATGGCGCTCGGCTCGCCGGCGTTATGATTGCGCTGGATCGTCAGGAGAAAGGACGTGCCGATATTTCCGCTATTCAGGAAGTAGAACGCGACTACCAGTGCAAAGTCATCTCTATTATTACTCTGAAAGACCTGATCGCCTATTTGGCTGAAAAACCTGAAATGGCGGATCACCTGGCTGCGGTTGAAGCGTACCGCGATCGATACGGGGTCTGA
- a CDS encoding RES family NAD+ phosphorylase, with the protein MAELSFYRLVKQRYAATAFDGYGARIYGGRWNSPGKSCVYLGSTKALCVLENLVHLELEDIAQGYCMLRIRVPEELVSSLDGNALPDDWQTDPAPHSTQRIGDEWLSNPANGLVLQVPSTITGEWNALLNITHPAAALALNSVTIESFFIDPRLVRQG; encoded by the coding sequence ATGGCCGAGCTAAGCTTCTATCGATTGGTAAAACAGCGGTATGCGGCAACGGCCTTTGATGGGTATGGTGCGAGAATTTACGGCGGACGCTGGAATTCCCCAGGAAAGAGTTGCGTTTATCTGGGCAGCACTAAGGCATTGTGCGTTTTGGAGAATCTGGTGCACCTCGAACTCGAAGATATCGCCCAGGGATACTGTATGCTCAGAATTCGGGTTCCCGAGGAGCTTGTCTCTTCGTTGGATGGCAATGCGCTGCCGGATGACTGGCAGACCGACCCCGCGCCCCACTCCACGCAACGCATTGGAGACGAATGGCTCAGCAATCCGGCGAATGGTCTGGTGCTGCAGGTTCCCAGCACTATTACCGGCGAATGGAATGCGCTACTCAATATCACCCATCCTGCCGCGGCCCTTGCACTTAACTCTGTCACAATAGAGAGCTTTTTTATCGATCCACGTCTGGTTCGTCAGGGATAA
- the radC gene encoding RadC family protein, translating to MDWRDKQAPREKLVNFGAETLTDAELLAIFLRTGIPGMNVMQLAESLLAQFGSLHQLMSAEQDAFYRAKGIGISKYTQLKAVVELSRRLFSSRLAEENAMLSPEITGQYLQLLLSRQEREVFLVMFLDNQHRVIRHQEMFAGTINCVEVHPREIVREALKSNAAALILAHNHPSGKAEPSQADRAITEQITKACLLLEIRVLDHLVIGHGEYVSFAERGWI from the coding sequence ATGGACTGGAGAGATAAGCAGGCGCCGCGGGAGAAATTAGTGAATTTCGGGGCCGAAACGCTGACGGATGCCGAACTATTGGCGATTTTCCTACGCACCGGAATACCCGGCATGAACGTGATGCAACTGGCGGAGAGTCTGCTGGCGCAGTTCGGTTCGCTGCATCAGTTGATGTCCGCGGAGCAGGATGCGTTTTATCGCGCGAAAGGCATCGGCATTTCAAAATATACGCAGTTAAAAGCGGTGGTGGAACTGTCGCGTCGGCTGTTTTCGTCCCGTTTGGCGGAAGAGAATGCGATGCTGAGTCCTGAAATCACCGGTCAGTACCTGCAATTATTGCTCTCCCGTCAGGAACGGGAGGTCTTTTTAGTCATGTTTTTAGATAATCAGCATCGGGTTATTCGTCATCAGGAGATGTTTGCTGGTACTATTAACTGCGTAGAAGTACACCCGAGGGAAATTGTGCGTGAGGCGTTGAAGTCCAATGCGGCTGCATTGATTCTGGCGCACAATCATCCGTCCGGGAAAGCGGAACCCAGTCAGGCCGACCGTGCGATAACCGAACAAATCACTAAAGCCTGCCTGCTATTAGAGATTCGCGTGCTTGATCATCTGGTCATTGGGCATGGTGAATACGTCTCTTTTGCCGAGCGTGGGTGGATTTAA
- the rpmB gene encoding 50S ribosomal protein L28 — MSRVCQVTGKRPVSGNNRSHALNATKRRFLPNLHSHRFWVEGEKRFVTLRVSAKGMRVIDKKGIETVLADLRARGEKY, encoded by the coding sequence ATGTCCCGAGTCTGCCAAGTTACTGGCAAGCGCCCGGTGAGCGGTAACAACCGTTCCCACGCACTGAACGCGACTAAACGCCGTTTTCTGCCGAACCTGCACTCACACCGTTTTTGGGTTGAGGGTGAAAAGCGCTTTGTAACGCTGCGCGTATCCGCTAAAGGTATGCGTGTTATCGATAAGAAGGGTATTGAGACGGTTCTGGCCGATCTGCGTGCCCGTGGTGAAAAGTATTAA
- the coaBC gene encoding bifunctional phosphopantothenoylcysteine decarboxylase/phosphopantothenate--cysteine ligase CoaBC: MTALSSPNGLSSDKALVGKGISGKRIVLGISGGIAAYKCPELVRRLRDNGAEVRVVMTQAAKAFITPLTLQAVSGHPVSDDLFDPAAEASMGHIELGKWADLVILAPATADLIARLAAGMANDLLTTICLATSAPIAVVPAMNQQMYRAAPTQDNLRTLAARGLSIWGPDSGSQACGDVGPGRMIDPLEIIELARSHFTAANDLQHLNIMITAGPTREALDPVRFISNHSSGKMGFAIAQAAADRGANVTLIAGPVTLATPNNVKRIDVNSALDMQQAVMAAAAEQHIVIGCAAVADYRAKHIADEKIKKQGDEMTVAMIKNPDIIADVAAMSENRPYVVGFAAETQNVEEYARQKLTRKNLDLICANDVSLSGHGFNSETNALHLFWRNGDKQLPQCDKRLLGQNLIDEIVSRYDEKNRRKDC, encoded by the coding sequence ATGACGGCACTTTCCAGCCCGAACGGGCTCTCCTCTGACAAAGCGCTTGTTGGCAAAGGTATTTCAGGCAAACGAATCGTGCTTGGCATCAGCGGCGGCATTGCCGCGTACAAATGCCCCGAGCTGGTGAGACGCCTGCGCGACAACGGCGCGGAAGTGCGTGTCGTCATGACTCAGGCCGCCAAGGCCTTTATCACGCCATTGACGCTGCAGGCCGTATCCGGTCACCCGGTGTCGGACGATTTGTTCGACCCGGCGGCGGAAGCCTCTATGGGTCATATCGAACTAGGGAAATGGGCCGATTTGGTTATTCTGGCGCCGGCGACGGCCGACCTCATCGCGCGTCTGGCCGCAGGCATGGCAAATGACCTGCTGACCACCATTTGCCTGGCGACGTCCGCGCCTATCGCCGTGGTTCCCGCCATGAACCAGCAGATGTATCGCGCCGCGCCGACGCAGGACAACCTGCGTACGCTCGCCGCGCGGGGTTTATCGATCTGGGGGCCGGACAGCGGCAGCCAGGCGTGTGGTGATGTTGGTCCCGGCAGAATGATTGATCCGCTGGAAATTATTGAACTGGCCCGAAGCCATTTTACCGCGGCCAACGATCTGCAACATCTGAACATTATGATTACCGCGGGCCCGACGCGGGAAGCGCTGGATCCGGTGCGTTTCATCAGTAATCACAGTTCAGGAAAAATGGGATTCGCTATCGCCCAGGCCGCCGCCGACAGAGGGGCGAACGTGACGCTGATCGCCGGGCCGGTAACCCTGGCGACACCGAACAACGTCAAACGTATCGACGTCAACAGCGCGCTGGATATGCAGCAGGCGGTGATGGCCGCAGCCGCCGAGCAACATATCGTTATCGGCTGTGCGGCCGTGGCGGATTACCGGGCCAAACATATCGCCGATGAAAAAATCAAAAAGCAGGGTGATGAAATGACTGTCGCCATGATAAAAAATCCGGATATTATCGCTGATGTCGCCGCCATGAGTGAAAATCGGCCTTATGTCGTCGGGTTTGCCGCCGAAACCCAGAATGTGGAAGAATACGCCCGGCAAAAGCTGACGCGTAAAAATCTGGATTTGATCTGCGCTAACGACGTCTCCCTTTCCGGGCATGGTTTCAATAGCGAAACCAATGCATTACATCTTTTCTGGCGCAACGGAGACAAGCAGTTGCCACAATGCGATAAACGTCTTCTTGGCCAAAACTTAATCGACGAGATTGTCAGCCGTTATGATGAAAAAAATCGACGTAAAGATTGTTGA
- a CDS encoding antitoxin Xre/MbcA/ParS toxin-binding domain-containing protein produces MTTSIFTPKSPEHAPKSLMVYLNLPEMAVDAHERITEGLNVSLLKDMADLIHFDEQQLYRMAGIDRTTYNRRVKSPEKRFSPEQSARIYLLARTIAAASQLFNGNSERMAAWLNKPAKGLGGKKPADLLSTPTGAEAVLTLIGQIEYGVIS; encoded by the coding sequence ATGACGACTTCCATTTTTACGCCCAAATCACCAGAACATGCGCCAAAATCGCTGATGGTTTATTTGAACCTACCAGAAATGGCCGTGGATGCTCATGAGCGCATTACGGAAGGGTTGAACGTGTCACTACTCAAAGACATGGCGGACCTTATACATTTTGATGAGCAACAACTTTACCGTATGGCGGGTATCGACCGGACCACATACAACCGGCGGGTAAAAAGCCCTGAGAAACGATTTTCTCCAGAACAAAGCGCCCGGATTTACCTGCTCGCCCGGACGATTGCCGCAGCCAGTCAGCTTTTCAACGGTAATTCGGAACGCATGGCGGCGTGGCTGAATAAACCCGCCAAGGGACTTGGCGGTAAAAAACCTGCCGATCTGCTTTCCACACCAACCGGGGCGGAAGCCGTTCTGACGCTTATCGGTCAGATTGAGTACGGTGTCATCAGTTAA
- the dgcA gene encoding N-acetyl-D-Glu racemase DgcA produces the protein MRHMQIETVNLPLARPFTISRGTRSAVAVVRVMLEERGFIGQGECTPTPHYGESPESVCRQLQEVTGAVENGLSIEQLQTHLPPGAARNALNCALWRLNAALKKQTLWQNLGIQPPKSVITAETLSLDSMENMVAAAADAVSRNALLLKIKLDRELILEKVAAIRAAAPNTKLIIDANEAWGGLDLGSLFNALTRYQIAMVEQPLPAGKDDDLLRFAHPIPICADESCHHRGDIAGLRSRYDMINIKLDKCGGISEALAMVEEAKLYGLRVMVGCMLGSSMAMEAALPITTAAEYVDLDGPIWLAADSSPYLTYNRGRIWL, from the coding sequence ATGCGTCATATGCAAATCGAAACGGTAAACCTGCCTTTGGCGCGCCCCTTCACCATTTCCCGCGGCACCCGCAGCGCCGTCGCCGTTGTTCGGGTCATGCTGGAGGAACGGGGATTCATCGGTCAGGGCGAATGTACGCCGACGCCCCATTATGGCGAATCGCCAGAAAGCGTTTGTCGGCAGTTGCAAGAAGTCACCGGGGCGGTAGAAAACGGCCTCAGTATTGAGCAGCTACAAACCCATTTGCCGCCGGGCGCCGCCAGAAACGCGCTGAACTGCGCGCTATGGCGGCTCAACGCGGCGTTGAAAAAACAGACCCTGTGGCAGAATCTCGGCATTCAGCCGCCGAAATCCGTCATCACCGCAGAAACCCTTTCCCTCGACAGCATGGAAAACATGGTCGCCGCCGCCGCGGACGCGGTTTCCCGTAATGCTTTGCTGCTGAAAATCAAGCTGGATCGCGAGTTGATTCTGGAGAAAGTCGCCGCCATTCGCGCAGCGGCGCCCAACACCAAACTGATTATCGACGCCAACGAAGCCTGGGGCGGACTGGATCTCGGCAGCCTGTTTAATGCGCTGACCCGCTATCAAATCGCCATGGTGGAACAACCCCTGCCGGCCGGCAAAGATGACGATTTACTGCGCTTTGCGCACCCCATTCCGATTTGCGCCGATGAAAGCTGCCATCACCGCGGCGATATCGCCGGACTGCGCAGCCGTTACGACATGATCAACATCAAGCTGGATAAATGCGGCGGCATAAGCGAAGCGCTGGCCATGGTGGAAGAAGCGAAACTTTACGGCCTGCGGGTGATGGTCGGCTGCATGCTGGGTTCCTCCATGGCGATGGAGGCCGCGTTGCCGATCACCACGGCGGCCGAATACGTCGATCTCGACGGCCCCATCTGGCTGGCGGCGGACAGCTCGCCTTACCTGACCTATAACCGCGGACGAATCTGGCTATGA
- a CDS encoding glycosyltransferase family 9 protein, translating into MHRILVIRIDFLGDMVCSTSLIHSLKQRWPMAEIHVLANKYNAPALDKNPDVHAVHYYVYSKKFEKNRRPGRLNAFIDRFKLICKLRSLNFDLLIIPNGGMNKSSIQFAKFLNVNDCRWHTEDSGFDDRIESHINKRVMKHEILSGYELVPELGQVEINKLKLYVYPDHSLQNKWIKILGEKHNPRIGLFISNKSDARRWSWNKWHNLSLKYGKDIDFIIFYAPGGQPAAEQLNDINARCVSTDTVSDLIAAMSQLDVIVSADSAPVHIGAALQIPVIALFESRPEKYLRWYPLGVKHILIHEGPRVEDISVESVKGAIDLFLKELR; encoded by the coding sequence ATGCATCGTATATTGGTTATACGAATTGATTTTCTTGGCGATATGGTTTGTTCTACTTCACTTATTCATTCATTAAAACAGCGCTGGCCGATGGCTGAAATTCATGTTCTGGCGAATAAGTACAATGCACCGGCATTGGATAAAAATCCAGACGTTCATGCTGTTCATTATTATGTTTATAGTAAAAAATTTGAAAAAAACCGGCGGCCTGGCAGATTAAATGCGTTTATCGATCGTTTTAAGCTGATTTGTAAATTACGTAGCCTTAATTTCGATCTGCTGATAATACCTAATGGTGGTATGAATAAGAGTTCTATTCAATTCGCCAAGTTTCTGAATGTTAATGATTGCCGCTGGCACACGGAAGACAGTGGATTTGATGATAGAATTGAATCACACATTAATAAACGTGTAATGAAGCATGAAATTTTATCTGGCTATGAATTAGTTCCAGAGTTAGGGCAAGTAGAGATAAATAAGTTGAAATTATATGTCTATCCCGACCATTCATTACAAAACAAATGGATTAAAATTCTTGGGGAAAAGCATAACCCTCGAATTGGTTTATTCATATCGAATAAATCGGATGCCCGACGCTGGTCATGGAATAAATGGCATAACCTGTCGCTAAAATATGGTAAAGATATTGATTTTATTATTTTTTATGCGCCGGGAGGTCAACCCGCCGCCGAGCAGTTAAATGATATCAACGCTCGCTGTGTATCAACAGATACCGTGTCGGATTTGATAGCAGCGATGAGCCAATTGGATGTGATCGTATCAGCAGATAGTGCCCCGGTACATATTGGCGCGGCGCTACAAATACCGGTTATCGCTTTATTTGAATCAAGGCCGGAAAAATATTTACGTTGGTATCCATTGGGGGTTAAACATATTTTAATTCACGAAGGACCTCGGGTTGAGGATATTAGCGTGGAGTCAGTGAAAGGCGCCATAGACTTATTTCTCAAGGAGTTGCGCTAG
- the rph gene encoding ribonuclease PH — MRPTGRSAQQVRPLKLTRHYTKHAEGSVLVEFGDTKVLCNATVEDGVPRFLKGQGQGWVTAEYGMLPRATHSRNAREAAKGKQGGRTMEIQRLIARSLRAAIDLKVLGEYTITLDCDVLQADGGTRTASITGACVALADALNKMVADGKLKKNPMKGMVAAVSVGIVNGEAVCDLEYIEDSAAETDMNVVMTEDGRMIEVQGTAEGEPFTHEELLSLLALARGGIENIIQAQKAALVD; from the coding sequence ATGCGCCCTACAGGCCGAAGTGCACAGCAAGTACGCCCCCTTAAATTAACCCGCCATTACACCAAACACGCCGAAGGGTCTGTTCTGGTTGAGTTCGGCGACACCAAAGTTCTATGTAACGCTACGGTTGAAGATGGCGTACCGCGCTTTCTGAAAGGACAAGGCCAGGGTTGGGTGACCGCCGAATACGGTATGTTGCCGCGCGCGACCCACAGCCGTAACGCCCGTGAAGCGGCGAAGGGCAAACAGGGTGGCCGGACGATGGAAATTCAGCGCCTGATTGCACGTTCGCTGCGCGCCGCCATCGATCTGAAAGTGCTGGGTGAGTACACCATCACGCTGGACTGTGATGTGTTACAGGCGGACGGCGGTACGCGCACCGCATCGATTACCGGCGCCTGTGTGGCGCTAGCCGATGCGCTGAACAAGATGGTCGCCGACGGCAAGCTGAAAAAGAACCCGATGAAGGGCATGGTGGCGGCGGTATCGGTTGGCATCGTCAACGGCGAGGCGGTCTGCGATCTGGAGTATATTGAAGACTCCGCCGCGGAAACCGACATGAATGTGGTAATGACCGAGGACGGCCGCATGATTGAAGTGCAGGGCACCGCGGAAGGCGAACCCTTTACCCACGAAGAGTTGTTGTCTTTGCTGGCGCTGGCGCGCGGGGGGATTGAGAACATCATCCAGGCGCAGAAAGCCGCGCTGGTTGATTAA
- the rpmG gene encoding 50S ribosomal protein L33: MAKGVREKIKLVSSAGTGHFYTTTKNKRTKPEKLELKKFDPVVRQHVIYKEAKIK; this comes from the coding sequence ATGGCTAAGGGTGTTCGCGAGAAGATCAAGCTGGTTTCTTCTGCTGGTACTGGTCACTTTTATACCACCACGAAGAACAAGCGCACGAAGCCGGAAAAATTGGAACTGAAGAAATTCGATCCAGTTGTCCGTCAACATGTGATCTACAAAGAAGCTAAAATTAAATAA